Part of the Leifsonia soli genome is shown below.
CAGCCAGGAGGACCTGGCCGTGAGCATCGACGACGCCGTGCGGCTGGACGCCGCCGCCCTCGCGGTGCAGGTCTTCGTCGGTGCGGAGAACGAGAGCCGGTCGGTGAAGAACCTGACGACGCTCGTCGACCAGGGACAGGCCGCCGGCATCCCGGTGCTCGCCGTCACCGCGGTCGGACGCGAGATGGTGCGCGACGCCCGCTACTTCCGGCTGGCGACGCGGATCTCGGCCGAGCTCGGAGCCGCCTTCGTGAAGACGTACTACGTCGAGGAGGGGTTCGAGACCGTCACGAGCGCCTGCCCGGTGCCGATCGTGATCGCCGGAGGCAAGAAGGTGGAGGAGAGGGAGGCGCTGCGGATCGCGTACCGCGCCATCCAGGAGGGCGCGGCGGGCGTCGACATGGGCCGCAACGTCTTCCAGTCCGAGCACCCGGCCGCGATGCTCGCCGCCGTGCGCGGGGTCGTCCACGACGGCCTCACCGCCGACGACGCGTACGCCCTCTACGAGCAGCTCTCCCACTGACATGCCCGCACTCACCACCTACACCGCCGAGATCCCGGCCGTCGACGTCGCGGTGATCGGCGCGGGCATCAACGGCCTCGCGGTCGCCCGGGAGGCCGCGGCGCGCGGCCTGAGCGTCGCGCTCTTCGACCAGGACGACCTCGCCGCCCGCACCTCCGCGATCTCGACCCGGCTCATCCACGGCGGGCTGAAGTACCTGGAGCGGTTCGAGCTCAACCTCGTCTACGAGTCCATCCGCGAGCGCAACATCCTGCTCGCGAAGGCCCCGCACCTGGTGCACCCGTACCCGATGCTCATCCCGTTCTCGAAGCAGCAGAGCCGGCCCGGCTGGCTGCTCGCCTGCGGCCTGATGCTGCACGACGTGCTCTCGCTGGGCAAGCCGTTGCCGCTGAACCGGGTCGTGTTCCGCAAGCGTCTGCAGCGCGACTGGCCGGCTCTCGCCGACGCTGGTCTGCGCTGGGGCGGGCTGTTCCACGACGCCAACGTCCCGGTCACCGAGCGCCTCGCCGTCGAGCTGGCGGTGGATGCGCAGCGCCACGGCGCGATCGTGTCCACCCACTCCCGCGTGGAGTCGCTGGTCCGCACCGGCGGGCGCATCACCGGCCTGCGCTATCGCGACCGCGAGACCGGCGAGACGCGGACGGTTCCCGCGCGGGTGACCGTCAACGCGGCCGGCCCGTGGGTCGACCGCGTGCTCGACCTGGCCGGCGCCCACGACCGCCGCATGGGCCCGACCAAGGGCAGCCACCTGATCGTGGACGCGTTCCCCGGCGCCCCCGACACGTGCATCTTCTTCGAGTCGCCCGACGACGCCCGGCCCATGTTCGTGCTGCCGTGGGAGGACAAGTACATGATCGGGACGACCGACCTCCCGTACGACGGCTCGATCGACGACATCGTCATGGACGACGACGAGACCGCCTACCTGCTCGGAGCCGTCAACGCGCTCATCCCGCAGGCGGGGCTCACCCCGGACGACGTGCTGTGGTCGTATTCGGGGGTGCGCCCGCTGCCGTACGTCGGCGAGCTGGACGACCCGTCGAAGGTCAGCCGCGACCACGAGATCGTCGTGCACACCGGCGCGGACG
Proteins encoded:
- a CDS encoding glycerol-3-phosphate dehydrogenase/oxidase, with protein sequence MPALTTYTAEIPAVDVAVIGAGINGLAVAREAAARGLSVALFDQDDLAARTSAISTRLIHGGLKYLERFELNLVYESIRERNILLAKAPHLVHPYPMLIPFSKQQSRPGWLLACGLMLHDVLSLGKPLPLNRVVFRKRLQRDWPALADAGLRWGGLFHDANVPVTERLAVELAVDAQRHGAIVSTHSRVESLVRTGGRITGLRYRDRETGETRTVPARVTVNAAGPWVDRVLDLAGAHDRRMGPTKGSHLIVDAFPGAPDTCIFFESPDDARPMFVLPWEDKYMIGTTDLPYDGSIDDIVMDDDETAYLLGAVNALIPQAGLTPDDVLWSYSGVRPLPYVGELDDPSKVSRDHEIVVHTGADAGLVTIIGGKLTTHRALGELVARRLERELGRRPGPSPTRDARLPGAPDGDWARFRADYLRRTALPARSAERLVDTYGTVATEIERLTVETPALAQVVDPDTGAIAAEAVHAVREEGALTLEDVVLRRTAVALNRDVGLAAAPAIAAVLVAHCGWSEEQAEGELDRYRAAMRRFKPRALTAEREAGTMRGSTE
- the lsrF gene encoding 3-hydroxy-5-phosphonooxypentane-2,4-dione thiolase, encoding MADLEDLREGTDFTGAAAPASDTALKGAAGLDWGMRARLSRVFDPADGKTVMLAFDHGYFQGPTSGLERLDRSIVPLIPQADALMCTRGALRTTVPSNAGKGVVLRASGGPSVLGDLSQEDLAVSIDDAVRLDAAALAVQVFVGAENESRSVKNLTTLVDQGQAAGIPVLAVTAVGREMVRDARYFRLATRISAELGAAFVKTYYVEEGFETVTSACPVPIVIAGGKKVEEREALRIAYRAIQEGAAGVDMGRNVFQSEHPAAMLAAVRGVVHDGLTADDAYALYEQLSH